The sequence TCATTCGCACCTGCAATTGTTCCAGCAACATGAGTGCCATGTCCATGGCCGTCTTGGGCTATTGGGTCGTTGTCAACAAAGTCCCATCCTTGAACAATACGACCAGCGAATTCGCGATGACTGTAATCAATACCTGTATCTATAACTGCAACTGTAACTCCTTCCCCTGTTACACCTTTAAAGTCTCCAGTTCCCATCCAAACGTCCTTCGCATCAATCGCATCCAGTCCCCATAGATTTCCACCATCATCCGGTCGTGATTGCAGATCAATTCCTAGCAATCGTTCAAAGGCTCTTGCTGCACTGATATGGCCATAACCATCTGTAGAGTTAAATCCAGATTTCTTATGAGCGACAATTGAAAAGGATTGTGTTGCAGATGCATTACCACCATTGCCATCGGTGACGGTGTAGTTGAGATCAACTTTGCCGTTGTAATTAGCTGTTGGTTTAAAGGTCCAGGTGCCGTTGCCGTTATCCGATATAGAACCATTAGATGCTTTTAAGCCAGCAACCGAGAGGGTGTCGCCATCAACATCTGTGTATCCCTGTAGAAGATCGGTTGCCTTGATGGTGTAAGCAGTATCTTCTGTGCCGTTAGGAAGCTTGGCCTGGTCACCAGTAAGGATTGGTAGATCGTTAACCGCTGCTAAGGAGAAGGATTGCGTCGCAGATGCATTACCACCATTGCCATCAGTGACGGTGTAGTTGAGATCAACTTTGCCGTTGTAATTAGCTGTTGGTTTAAAGGTCCAGGTACCGTTGCCGTTATCGGTTAAGGAACCATTAGAGGCTTTCAAGCCAGCCACTGAAAGGGTGTCACCCTCAACATCGGTGTATCCCTGGAGAAGGTCTGTTGCTTTAATCGTGTAAGAAGTATCTTCTGTGCCGTTAGGAAGCTTGGCTTTGTCACCAGTAAGGATTGGTAGATCGTTAACCGCTGCTAAGGAGAAGGATTGCGTCGCAGATGCATTACCACCATTGCCATCAGTGACGGTGTAGTTGAGATCAACTTTGCCGTTGTAATTAGCTGTTGGTTTAAAGGTCCAGGTGCCGTTGCCGTTATCCGATATAGAACCATTAGATGCTTTTAAGCCAGCCACTGAAAGGGTGTCACCATCAGCATCGGTGTACCCCTGAAGAAGGTCTGTTGCTTTAATCGTGTAAGCAGTATCTTCTATGCCATTCGAAAGAACAGCTTTATCGCCAGTAAGGATTGGTAGATCGTTAACCGCTGCTAAGGAGAAGGATTGCGTCGCAGATGCATTGCCACCATTGCCATCAGTGACGGTGTAGTTGAGATCAACTTTGCCCTTGTAATTAGCTGTTGGTTTAAAGGTCCAGGTGCCGTTGCCGTTATCGGTTAAGGAACCATTAGAGGCTTTCAAGCCAGCCACTGAAAGGGTGTCACCCTCAACATCGGTGTATCCCTGGAGAAGGTCTGTTGCTTTAATCGTGTAAGCAGTATCTTCTGTGCCGTTAGGAAGCTTGGCTTTGTCACCAGTAAGGATTGGTAGATCGTTAACCGCTGCTAAGGAGAAGGATTGCGTCGCAGATGCATTACCACCATTGCCATCAGTGACGGTGTAGTTGAGATCAACTTTGCCGTTGTAATTAGCTGTTGGTTTAAAGGTCCAGGTGCCGTTGCCGTTATCCGATATAGAACCATTAGATGCTTTTAAGCCAGCCACTGAAAGGGTGTCACCATCAGCATCGGTGTACCCCTGAAGAAGGTCTGTTGCTTTAATCGTGTAAGCAGTGTCTTCTGTTCCATTTGAAAGAACAGCTTTATCACCAGTGAGGATTGGTAGATCGTTAACCGCTGCTAAGGAGAAGGATTGCGTCGCAGATGCATTACCACCATTGCCATCGGTGACAGTGTAGTTGAGATCAACTTTGCCGTTGTAATTAGCTGTTGGTTTAAAGGTCCAGGTGCCGTTGCCGTTATCGGTTAAGGAACCATTAGAGGCTTTCAAGCCAGCCACTGAAAGGGTGTCACCATCAGCATCGGTGTACCCCTGAAGAAGGTCTGTTGCTTTAATCGTGTAAGCAGTATCTTCTGTGCCGTTAGGAAGCTTGGCCTGGTCACCAGTAAGGACTGGGAGATCGTCAACCGCTGCTAAGGAGAAGGATTGCGTCGCAGATGCATTACCACCATTGCCATCAGTGACGGTGTAGTTGAGATCAACTTTGCCGTTGTAATTAGCTGTTGGTTTAAAGGTCCAGGTACCGTTGCCGTTATCGGTTAAGGAACCATTAGAGGCTTTCAAGCCAGCCACTGAAAGGGTGTCACCCTCAACATCGGTGTATCCCTGGAGAAGGTCTGTTGCTTTAATCGTGTAAGCAGTATCTTCTGTGCCGTTAGGAAGCTTGGCTTTGTCACCAGTAAGGATTGGTAGATCGTTAACCGCTGCTAAGGAGAAGGATTGCGTCGCAGATGCATTACCACCATTGCCATCAGTGACGGTGTAGTTGAGATCAACTTTGCCGTTGTAATTAGCTGTTGGTTTAAAGGTCCAGGTGCCGTTGCCGTTATCCGATATAGAACCATTAGATGCTTTTAAGCCAGCCACTGAAAGGGTGTCACCATCAGCATCGGTGTACCCCTGAAGAAGGTCTGTTGCTTTAATCGTGTAAGCAGTATCTTCTATGCCATTCGAAAGAACAGCTTTATCGCCAGTAAGGATTGGTAGATCGTTAACCGCTGCTAAGGAGAAGGATTGCGTCGCAGATGCATTGCCACCATTGCCATCAGTGACGGTGTAGTTGAGATCAACTTTGCCCTTGTAATTAGCTGTTGGTTTAAAGGTCCAGGTGCCGTTGCCGTTATCCGATATAGAACCATTAGATGCTTTTAAGCCAGCCACTGAAAGGGTGTCACCCTCAACATCGGTGTATCCCTGGAGAAGATCAGTGGCTTTTATTGTGTAAGAAGTATCTTCTATGCCATTCGAAAGAACAGCTTTATCGCCAGTGAGGATTGGCAGATCATTAACTGCCTCAACGTTTAATGATGCAGTTGTGAGAACTCCTGATAATTTTTCAAGTGAATCATTTGTCTTATCGTTCGCACTACTGATTACTCCACTCTGGAGTTGATCAAATACATTAGAGATATCAGTTAGTGGATTCTTACCCGAACTTCTAGTATGAGTTGAGCCCCAAACTACAGCTGAGCCGTCTTCTTTGATAGCTAGATATGTACCAAAACCATTCTTTTGAATTGAAATTACACCGTCTTGTAATTGGTCTGAGACTTTCTCGAAGCTTTGTGTTGGCGTTAGTTGATTCCGATAGGCCCCATTCATGTTCCCCCATGCAATCACGGCTCCGCTTTCTTTTAAAACTAGATTGTCCCCATACCCCCAGCTAATAATTTCTTTAACACCATCACTCAAGTCATTTTCTACTGAGCTGATATCTGCATGGTAATTCAAAAGTCTTCCTCTTGAGGAACCATTATCACTAACTGCTGTTGTCTGAATAGAGCCATCTCCATTCAAAACAATCGCCGACCAACCAATCTGATGACCAGTCGGATACGTAATCCTTACATCTTTAAAACCTGAACCGTTGGAATACTGTTTCGTTAACCAATTAGACATTTGATGGAGCTCTCCTCCCCCATAAATTTGGCTACCTTTACCATGAAAATCCTGATAAAGATTGCTCTTATTTGCTCCAAAACCTATTGCTAAAACAGTCTTGTCTTCCTTAACAGCTAAGAAACCACTGTACGTGGATATTAATTTCTCAACCCCACTACTGAGTTCTTCTTGGTAATAACTGCTATCTCCTCCACTCGCACTCCACCCCCAAGTAACAACAGAACCATCATCTTTCAAAGCTGCATAAGCTCCACTTGACTGGATTACTTCTGTAACCCCACTCTGAAGCTTCTCTTTGACATTCTCAAAGCGATGTGAGTAATAACCATGATAGCCAGGATTATCTCCACCGTAATCGGCATTTCCCCAAACGACAACAGAACCATCTTCCTTAAGTGCACAGAATGCATTATGTGTAGGGATAATTTCTTTAACACCACTACTTAACTCTGCACTCACACGACTTATGTCCGAACCGTTGCTATAAGCGGTGTCTCCCCAAGCAAAAACTGAACCATCATTTTTCAGAGCTACAAAACATCCCGAACCGGGGTAAATCCTTTTTACACCGCTAGATAATTCATCAGCAAGATGATTGGATCTACCACCAAGGTTGGTGGAATGGTAAGGCGAACCCCAAGTAATAACTGATCCGTCCTTCTTTAAGGCTGCAAATGCAAAGCCATTGCTATAGATATGGACTACACCGCTTTGCAGTTTTGAAGAAACACTTGAAGAGTCGCCACCTCCAAATCCATCACTACCCCAAGTAACAACTGAACCATCAACTTTTAATGCTGCATAAGATTCACCACAAGCAAATAGCTGTTTGACTCCACTCTTAAGAAGGTGAGCTACGGATGAAATGTCTCCACCCATAGATGGGTCACCCCAAACAACGACCGAGCCGTCTGACTTAAGTACAGCAAATGTTTTTCTAGCGTTAAGCCCTACATCTTCAAATTCAGCTGACGTAACATTGAAGACATTTATTCCATCAGAAGTGACTGACTCTATTGACTGTCCATCTGTAACTCCATACGAGAATTGAACGTCTCCATTCCAGTCTTTTTTAGGAGTGAAGGTCCAAGATCCATCCTCATTATTAGTGAGAGTTCCATTACCTTTTGCGACCTTGAGATTGACGATTGAGAGTTCATCACCATCAGCATCGGAAGCGTTGGCGAGAAGATCAGCGGCTGTAATCCGAATACTCCGATCTTCATTGATGGCGCCTAAATCAACAGGACCAGAAACAATAGGAGAAGTATTATCGGCAACTCTAAAAGATTGGCTACTATTTATATTCCCGCCATTACCGTCAGTGATGGTGTAGTTGAGATCAACGTTGCCGTTGTAATTAGCTGTTGGTTTAAAGGTCCAAGTACCGTTGCCATTATCAGTCAAAGAACCATTGGATGCTTTCAGTCCAGTCACCGAGAGGGTGTCGCCATCAGCATCGGTGTATCCCTGAAGAAGATCGGTTGCTTTAATCGTATAAGCAGCATCTATATCTCCACGAGGAAGAATCGCTTTATCACCGGTGAGAATTGGCAGATCGTTAACCGCTGCTAAGGAGAAGGATTGCGTTGCAGATGCATTGCCACCATTCCCATCAGTAACGGCGTAGTTGAGATTAACGTTGCCGTTGTAATTAGCTGTTGGTTTAAAGGTCCAGGTACCGTTGCCGTTATCGGTTAAGGGACCATTAGAAGC comes from Prochlorococcus sp. MIT 1307 and encodes:
- a CDS encoding cadherin-like domain-containing protein; this translates as MLEGTESNDFLTGTPDSESIWGLNGNDKIWGNSGNDYLYGGLDNDWLYGQGGNDQLYGGLGNDWLYGQDGNDQLYGQDGTDFLVGGRGSDWLYGQDGNDQLYGGLDNDYLISGRGNDQLYGQGGNDELYGGLGNDSLYGQDGNDQLYGQGGDDFLVGGRGSDWLYGQDGNDQLYGGLDNDYLISGRGNDQLYGQGGNDELFGGLGNDSLYGQDGNDQLYGQGGDDFLVGGRGSDWLYGQDGNDQLYGGLDNDYLISGRGNDWLYGQGGNDELFGGLGNDSLYGQGGNDQLYGQDGNDSLIGGRGNDWLYGQGGNDQLFGQDGTDSLIGGRGNDSLYGQDGNDQLYGQDGTDFLVGGRGSDWLYGQDGNDQLYGGLDNDYLISGRGNDWLYGQGGNDQLYGGLGNDWLYGQDGNDQLYGQDGTDFLVGGRGSDWLYGQDGNDQLYGGLDNDYLISGRGNDWLYGQGGNDQLYGGLGNDWLYGQDGNDQLYGQDGTDFLVGGRGSDWLYGQDGNDQLYGGLDNDYLISGRGNDWLYGQGGNDELYGGLGNDSLYGQDGNDQLYGQGGDDFLVGGRGSDWLYGQDGNDQLYGGLDNDYLISGRGNDWLYGQGGNDELFGGLGNDSLYGQGGNDQLYGQDGNDSLIGGRGNDWLYGQDGNDQLYGQDGADSLMGGRGSDWLYGQDSNDELYGGLGNDFLIGGRGSDELIGNAGDDTALFSGNFIDYLFRKVGDLLRVEDLRGTTDSDGIDTLQDIEYLQFKDQLKDIESVINKVPTLAGDKAVLSNGTEDTAYTIKATDLLQGYTDADGDTLSVTGLKASNGSLTDNGNGTWTFKPTANYNGNVNLNYTVTDGNGGNTSATQSFSLAAVNDAPTISGPVDLGDINEDGSIRITSADLLSNASDVDGDKLSIVNLEVAKGDGILNSNGDGSWIFTPTKDWNGDIEFSYGVTDGNLTIDQSDSQLTVSGDDRYNAYLNGVFVGKDSGDGWIISENYSVKLREGLNSIAIEGINDANGTHPGAVIANLRFNNLNLATDSSWKIKTTLSSDWLTSETLRENSWSNAIEYGDVQSTTWWNRDLSHDTTGASVEKSRFPIDSPAKWIWSEGFTTDSNVYLRKDFYVRGDSAYTVVNGPTWEEAEANAVKLGGHLVTVNDAAENEWLVDIFASQITYNGREGDTSGDYNFTPRAWIGLNDKEKEGTYKWVSGEEVTYRGTIDTHFSGMNETYGRFNPDTGYVDDSLPLIKAFIDQDVSSLQLGKTNVDFWSPGAWEDTWNNYTHYSQGIAEIKLDFSVSTTANLTVNSINDLPTLTGDKAKLPNGTEDTAYTIKATDLLQGYTDADGDTLSVTGLKASNGPLTDNGNGTWTFKPTANYNGNVNLNYAVTDGNGGNASATQSFSLAAVNDLPILTGDKAILPRGDIDAAYTIKATDLLQGYTDADGDTLSVTGLKASNGSLTDNGNGTWTFKPTANYNGNVDLNYTITDGNGGNINSSQSFRVADNTSPIVSGPVDLGAINEDRSIRITAADLLANASDADGDELSIVNLKVAKGNGTLTNNEDGSWTFTPKKDWNGDVQFSYGVTDGQSIESVTSDGINVFNVTSAEFEDVGLNARKTFAVLKSDGSVVVWGDPSMGGDISSVAHLLKSGVKQLFACGESYAALKVDGSVVTWGSDGFGGGDSSSVSSKLQSGVVHIYSNGFAFAALKKDGSVITWGSPYHSTNLGGRSNHLADELSSGVKRIYPGSGCFVALKNDGSVFAWGDTAYSNGSDISRVSAELSSGVKEIIPTHNAFCALKEDGSVVVWGNADYGGDNPGYHGYYSHRFENVKEKLQSGVTEVIQSSGAYAALKDDGSVVTWGWSASGGDSSYYQEELSSGVEKLISTYSGFLAVKEDKTVLAIGFGANKSNLYQDFHGKGSQIYGGGELHQMSNWLTKQYSNGSGFKDVRITYPTGHQIGWSAIVLNGDGSIQTTAVSDNGSSRGRLLNYHADISSVENDLSDGVKEIISWGYGDNLVLKESGAVIAWGNMNGAYRNQLTPTQSFEKVSDQLQDGVISIQKNGFGTYLAIKEDGSAVVWGSTHTRSSGKNPLTDISNVFDQLQSGVISSANDKTNDSLEKLSGVLTTASLNVEAVNDLPILTGDKAVLSNGIEDTSYTIKATDLLQGYTDVEGDTLSVAGLKASNGSISDNGNGTWTFKPTANYKGKVDLNYTVTDGNGGNASATQSFSLAAVNDLPILTGDKAVLSNGIEDTAYTIKATDLLQGYTDADGDTLSVAGLKASNGSISDNGNGTWTFKPTANYNGKVDLNYTVTDGNGGNASATQSFSLAAVNDLPILTGDKAKLPNGTEDTAYTIKATDLLQGYTDVEGDTLSVAGLKASNGSLTDNGNGTWTFKPTANYNGKVDLNYTVTDGNGGNASATQSFSLAAVDDLPVLTGDQAKLPNGTEDTAYTIKATDLLQGYTDADGDTLSVAGLKASNGSLTDNGNGTWTFKPTANYNGKVDLNYTVTDGNGGNASATQSFSLAAVNDLPILTGDKAVLSNGTEDTAYTIKATDLLQGYTDADGDTLSVAGLKASNGSISDNGNGTWTFKPTANYNGKVDLNYTVTDGNGGNASATQSFSLAAVNDLPILTGDKAKLPNGTEDTAYTIKATDLLQGYTDVEGDTLSVAGLKASNGSLTDNGNGTWTFKPTANYKGKVDLNYTVTDGNGGNASATQSFSLAAVNDLPILTGDKAVLSNGIEDTAYTIKATDLLQGYTDADGDTLSVAGLKASNGSISDNGNGTWTFKPTANYNGKVDLNYTVTDGNGGNASATQSFSLAAVNDLPILTGDKAKLPNGTEDTSYTIKATDLLQGYTDVEGDTLSVAGLKASNGSLTDNGNGTWTFKPTANYNGKVDLNYTVTDGNGGNASATQSFSLAAVNDLPILTGDQAKLPNGTEDTAYTIKATDLLQGYTDVDGDTLSVAGLKASNGSISDNGNGTWTFKPTANYNGKVDLNYTVTDGNGGNASATQSFSIVAHKKSGFNSTDGYGHISAARAFERLLGIDLQSRPDDGGNLWGLDAIDAKDVWMGTGDFKGVTGEGVTVAVIDTGIDYSHREFAGRIVQGWDFVDNDPIAQDGHGHGTHVAGTIAGANDGVGITGVAYNAKIMPIRVLNNNGSGYLSDVLKGVYYAINNGADVINLSLGGGGFMQEGWEAAKYASESGVVSVMAAGNSAASQPGYPARYAIDYGIAVGAVDINKEMAWFSDRAGNTTMDYITAPGVNVYSALPGDRYTRWNGTSMAAPHVAGVAALLKSYDKSLSSERVEDLIMMSGTNSTEKNNSSGSGSNSANALSAQAVNENIHVDLEFTESISISQEANGFYSMEYEDASSGEEQTVKLQQPQNQQKNKLYPSIISDISRDKTMQINKGSIFNSNSLIRDLVNPISNLLDHIKGSWRA